Proteins encoded by one window of Lathyrus oleraceus cultivar Zhongwan6 chromosome 1, CAAS_Psat_ZW6_1.0, whole genome shotgun sequence:
- the LOC127115911 gene encoding calcium-binding protein KRP1, with translation MASSSKKNGGSLVFEDFFPSMMEKLGSEGFMKELANGFNVLMDREKKVITFESLKKNSALLGLEGMCDDEITCMLREGDMDGDGALSEMEFCTLMFRLSPSLMNDTKQLLGEVIFNGN, from the coding sequence ATGGCATCAAGTTCCAAGAAGAATGGTGGGTCACTTGTTTTTGAGGATTTCTTCCCTTCAATGATGGAGAAGCTAGGAAGTGAAGGGTTTATGAAAGAGTTGGCAAATGGTTTCAATGTGTTAATGGATAGAGAGAAGAAAGTGATAACATTTGAAAGCTTGAAGAAGAACTCGGCATTGCTCGGGTTAGAAGGTATGTGTGATGATGAGATTACTTGCATGTTAAGAGAAGGTGATATGGATGGAGATGGAGCTCTTAGTGAGATGGAGTTTTGCACTCTCATGTTTAGGTTAAGTCCTTCTTTGATGAATGACACTAAGCAACTTTTGGGAGAAGTTATTTTCAATGGAAATTAA
- the LOC127083045 gene encoding OVARIAN TUMOR DOMAIN-containing deubiquitinating enzyme 1 encodes MRNKEPVLDDGEVVYEDGPGCGWNAFEDEDVMQQTSSIHDDEAKKLPYVGDKEPLSSLAAEYQSGSPILLEKIKVLAEQYASIRRTRGDGNCFFRGFMFSYLEHLLEAQDKAEIDRVKVNIERSRKALQTLGYAELTFEDFFTLFLEQLEDVIQGKETSISHEELVLRSRDQSVSDYVVMFFRFVTSAAIQNRSEFFEPFIMGLTNTTVEQFCKSAVEPMGEESDHVHITALSDALGVPIRVVYLDRSSCDTGGVSVNHHDFIPSADDLPSSSGSSEKKNPFITLLYRPGHYDILYPK; translated from the exons ATGCGGAATAAAGAACCAGTTTTGGATGATGGGGAAGTGGTGTATGAGGATGGTCCAGGTTGTGGGTGGAACGCTTTTGAGGATGAGGATGTAATGCAGCAGACATCTTCTATTCATGACGATGAAGCCAAGAAGCTTCCATATGTGGGTGACAAG GAACCACTATCTAGCTTGGCTGCTGAATATCAATCAGGCAGTCCTATCTTACTGGAAAAAATCAAG GTGCTTGCTGAGCAATATGCTTCCATTCGGCGTACTCGGGGAGATGGAAACTGCTTCTTTCGAGGCTTTATGTTTTCATACCTC GAGCATCTTTTGGAAGCTCAAGACAAAGCAGAAATTGATCGCGTCAAGGTTAATATTGAGAGAAGTAGAAAAGCACTTCAGACCTTGGGTTATGCAGAGTTGACTTTTGAAGATTTTTTTACG CTATTCCTTGAGCAGCTGGAAGATGTAATTCAAGGGAAAGAGACTTCCATAAG TCATGAAGAGCTTGTGCTTAGAAGCCGAGATCAGTCTGTATCTGATTATG TTGTTATGTTCTTCAGATTTGTCACGTCTGCTGCAATACAAAACCGCTCAGAATTTTTTGAACCTTTCATAATGGGCTTAACCAATACAACAGTTGAGCAG TTTTGCAAATCAGCTGTTGAACCAATGGGCGAAGAGAGCGACCATGTGCACATTACTGCCCTTTCAGATGCACTGGGCGTTCCCATCCGTGTTGTGTACCTTGACCGCAGCTCATGTGATACTGGCGGTGTCAGTGTAAATCATCATGATTTCATCCCATCTGCAGATGATCTCCCAAGTTCTAGTGGCAGCTCTGAAAAGAAGAATCCCTTCATCACATTGCTATACCGTCCTGGTCACTATGATATCCTCTATCCAAAGTGA